A stretch of the Terriglobales bacterium genome encodes the following:
- the hpnH gene encoding adenosyl-hopene transferase HpnH has translation MAYTFSRSAAVHFRLLLRGLLTLPVPISQMWTVASYVLGQKLRGRKQYPLVLMLEPLLRCNLACAGCGKIQYPGHVLKRQLTPEECFKAVDECGVPVVSIPGGEPLMHPQIVEIVEGLVARKKYVYLCTNALLLKEKLDQFKPSKFLSFSVHMDGLREEHDFAVCREGTYDKAVEAIKEALKRGFRVTTNTTLFDGADPKRVREFFDAMMDLGVEGMMLSPGYTYDKAPDQEHFLSKKKTRRLFRDMLSNRHKQWRFNMSPLFLEFLMGRREYDCTPWGMPAYNIFGWQKPCYLLQDGYADSYAELLADTDWSNYGCQSGNPKCANCMVHSGYEASAVNETFGSWKGLIATARATLFNRYDDPDIDIDNAPRAPSTHGKLVNISVQQ, from the coding sequence ATGGCTTATACTTTTAGTAGATCTGCAGCCGTGCATTTTCGGCTGCTGTTGAGGGGACTACTCACTTTGCCAGTACCGATTTCCCAGATGTGGACCGTGGCCTCCTACGTCCTCGGCCAGAAGCTTCGCGGACGCAAGCAGTACCCGCTCGTCCTCATGCTGGAGCCGCTCCTCCGCTGCAATCTCGCTTGCGCCGGATGCGGCAAGATCCAATATCCCGGACACGTCCTGAAACGCCAACTCACTCCCGAAGAGTGCTTTAAAGCCGTTGACGAATGCGGCGTTCCCGTCGTCAGTATCCCCGGCGGCGAACCGCTGATGCACCCTCAAATTGTCGAAATCGTCGAGGGGCTGGTAGCCCGGAAGAAGTACGTCTACCTTTGCACCAACGCCCTGCTGCTGAAGGAAAAGCTGGACCAGTTCAAGCCCAGCAAGTTCCTGTCGTTCTCCGTCCACATGGATGGTCTCCGCGAAGAACACGACTTCGCAGTTTGCCGCGAGGGTACCTACGACAAAGCTGTCGAAGCCATTAAGGAAGCCCTGAAGCGCGGATTCCGCGTCACCACCAACACCACGCTGTTCGATGGTGCCGACCCGAAGCGTGTCCGTGAGTTCTTCGACGCCATGATGGATCTCGGCGTCGAGGGCATGATGCTCTCGCCTGGCTACACCTACGACAAGGCGCCCGACCAGGAGCATTTCCTATCGAAGAAGAAAACGCGTCGGCTCTTCCGTGACATGCTCAGCAACCGTCACAAGCAATGGCGTTTCAACATGAGCCCGCTCTTCCTTGAGTTCCTCATGGGACGCCGCGAGTATGACTGCACTCCCTGGGGCATGCCCGCCTACAACATCTTCGGCTGGCAGAAACCCTGCTACTTGCTTCAGGACGGCTACGCCGATTCCTACGCCGAACTCCTCGCCGATACCGACTGGAGTAATTACGGATGCCAGAGCGGCAATCCGAAGTGCGCCAACTGCATGGTCCATAGCGGATATGAAGCCAGCGCCGTCAACGAGACCTTCGGCTCATGGAAGGGCCTGATCGCTACCGCGCGCGCTACGCTCTTCAACCGCTACGACGATCCCGATATCGACATCGACAATGCTCCGCGCGCGCCATCTACGCACGGCAAACTGGTGAATATCTCCGTTCAGCAATAG
- a CDS encoding MarR family transcriptional regulator: MPSRYKGSVREQRALASYINLIRAANAVTSKAMKHLDAHGLTPSQFAVLEALHYVGPMCLSELAKKILRTSGNLTMVVDNLEKSGLVKRVQSSKDRRFVSVEITEKGQTLIAAIFPEHAAQVAELMSRLTAEEQETLRELSRKLGTE, encoded by the coding sequence ATGCCTTCCCGCTATAAAGGCTCAGTTCGAGAACAACGTGCGCTCGCTTCGTACATCAACTTGATCCGCGCAGCGAATGCCGTGACATCAAAGGCGATGAAGCATCTGGACGCGCACGGGCTGACGCCGAGCCAGTTTGCGGTGCTTGAGGCGCTGCACTACGTGGGCCCGATGTGCCTGAGTGAACTGGCGAAGAAGATTCTCCGGACCAGCGGGAACCTGACGATGGTGGTGGATAACCTTGAAAAATCAGGGCTGGTGAAGCGGGTGCAAAGCAGCAAAGACCGCAGGTTTGTTTCCGTGGAGATTACCGAAAAGGGCCAGACGCTGATTGCGGCCATCTTCCCGGAGCATGCGGCCCAGGTGGCGGAGCTCATGTCGAGATTGACGGCAGAGGAGCAGGAGACGCTGCGCGAGCTTAGCCGCAAGCTCGGGACCGAGTAA
- a CDS encoding bZIP transcription factor: MQRLAWKCALFVLLMACGAWAEDAADQAAAIKSLMQRVDALEKEVRELRQQNEQLKIGAVEPQPAVTETTVAQPESSAPAVAGMHDHLNAHQPEAGESYPNLKLRGFGNVDYVSADSKSQPSGFVMGQFVMHFSSALSKKTSFFGELSFTAQQNNYSADVERAIIRYDMNDYLKVSFGRYHTPVNYWNTAFHHGAWLQTTISRPEMVRFGGRFLPIHFVGALAEGRIPSGGLGLNYNFGVGNGRQTISLLSRDGDAGDVNSNRAFVASVFARPAGLYGLQVGASMYRDKVSVDVANPVQSHYREWITSGHIVYEKESPEVLLEFANVRHRDLLSNQVWDSQAAYAQFAYRLPGVAKKFKPYYRYEYIHAPVGEPVLGVPNLKGGQTVGTRYDITDFAAFKAEYRHWNRTQNEKFQGFWAQTAFTF, translated from the coding sequence ATGCAACGGTTGGCGTGGAAGTGTGCGCTTTTCGTCCTGCTTATGGCATGCGGGGCGTGGGCAGAGGATGCCGCCGATCAGGCGGCGGCGATCAAGAGCCTGATGCAACGAGTGGACGCGCTCGAGAAGGAAGTTCGGGAACTGCGTCAGCAGAACGAACAGTTGAAGATCGGCGCCGTGGAACCGCAACCTGCGGTGACGGAGACGACCGTTGCGCAACCGGAAAGCAGTGCGCCGGCGGTCGCCGGTATGCACGACCATCTCAATGCGCATCAACCGGAGGCGGGAGAGTCGTATCCGAACTTGAAGCTGAGAGGCTTCGGGAACGTCGATTACGTGAGTGCCGACTCGAAGTCGCAGCCCTCAGGCTTCGTGATGGGACAGTTCGTCATGCACTTTTCGTCGGCTCTCTCGAAGAAGACGAGCTTCTTCGGAGAGTTGAGCTTCACAGCGCAGCAGAACAACTATTCAGCGGATGTGGAGAGGGCGATCATCCGGTACGACATGAATGACTACTTGAAAGTATCGTTCGGCCGCTACCACACGCCGGTGAATTACTGGAATACCGCATTCCATCACGGCGCCTGGTTGCAAACGACGATTAGCCGTCCGGAGATGGTCAGGTTCGGGGGGCGGTTCCTGCCGATACACTTCGTCGGCGCATTGGCGGAGGGACGGATTCCTTCAGGCGGACTGGGATTGAACTACAACTTCGGCGTGGGGAATGGGCGGCAGACGATCTCGCTTCTGTCGCGCGACGGCGACGCTGGTGATGTGAACTCGAATCGCGCATTCGTTGCGTCGGTGTTCGCACGACCAGCAGGGCTGTACGGACTGCAGGTCGGCGCTTCGATGTACCGGGATAAGGTGTCGGTGGATGTGGCGAACCCGGTGCAGAGCCACTATCGGGAGTGGATTACGTCGGGACACATTGTGTACGAGAAGGAGTCGCCGGAGGTGTTGCTGGAGTTTGCGAATGTGCGTCACCGGGATCTGCTCAGCAATCAGGTGTGGGACAGCCAGGCGGCGTACGCGCAGTTTGCGTACCGGCTTCCAGGTGTAGCGAAGAAGTTCAAGCCGTACTATCGTTATGAATATATTCATGCGCCGGTTGGGGAACCGGTGTTAGGGGTGCCAAATCTGAAGGGCGGCCAAACGGTCGGAACGCGCTACGACATAACAGATTTCGCGGCGTTTAAGGCGGAATATCGGCACTGGAACCGCACCCAGAATGAGAAGTTCCAGGGATTCTGGGCGCAGACGGCTTTCACTTTCTAG
- a CDS encoding SpoIIE family protein phosphatase translates to MNLRKRIVFSFGGIIVLFGMAVAVYLWTAVLRNQTMESLDRALKRQVLISAVRQDVDNLHKQVAILGEMDFGSGMSATSPEVRRSFAQHTQEVADRLKELETLTDESEQAQIHDIQNTYQQLSRAWKGFYEYLGVEQAWALANILKADPLSMRLQTELLPNFEKAEQQRVRRAEERFKRVQKLTFRLSIAIFLVSGMLATGVAFAITRHIGHGFKVLKHGTDVIGNMNLEHRIVWPGEDELGDFARSFNEMADRLAIARDKLQWQAEEIARRQQHELELAATIQQGLMQVRMPDIPFAKITGKNLSCTQIGGDFFDVVNTTEGLAVIIADVSGKGISAAIMASLLQGMIRSELAAHQPLHKLLENVNWFLTQRDVGGKYATLSVLRVTPCGEVEYVNCGHIPPVLIRNNKVMRLDASANVPVGLLENMTFDSASFTIQPGDRIIMVTDGVTEASNSEDEFFGEDRLEKVAANCSSYETVFEELHRFCAGTPFNDDCTVVELSYSGEMMQAARSTAVRAAV, encoded by the coding sequence ATGAATCTCCGTAAGCGCATTGTCTTTTCGTTCGGCGGCATCATCGTGCTGTTTGGAATGGCGGTGGCGGTGTACCTGTGGACGGCCGTACTCCGCAACCAGACGATGGAGTCGCTGGACCGGGCCTTGAAAAGACAGGTGCTGATCAGCGCGGTACGACAGGATGTGGATAACCTGCACAAGCAGGTGGCGATCCTGGGAGAGATGGATTTTGGATCGGGGATGTCGGCGACCTCGCCAGAGGTGCGACGGAGCTTTGCGCAGCACACGCAGGAAGTTGCAGACCGCCTCAAGGAACTCGAAACGCTGACTGACGAGTCCGAGCAAGCGCAGATCCATGACATTCAGAACACGTATCAGCAACTATCGAGAGCGTGGAAGGGCTTCTACGAATATCTCGGCGTGGAACAGGCTTGGGCGCTGGCAAACATTCTGAAGGCGGATCCGCTCAGTATGCGTCTGCAGACCGAGCTGCTGCCGAATTTTGAAAAGGCGGAGCAGCAACGGGTACGCCGAGCGGAAGAGCGATTCAAGCGGGTGCAGAAGCTGACTTTCCGGCTGAGTATTGCGATCTTTCTGGTTTCCGGCATGCTGGCGACGGGAGTTGCTTTCGCGATTACGCGGCATATTGGACATGGATTCAAGGTCCTGAAGCATGGGACAGATGTCATCGGCAATATGAACCTCGAGCACCGGATCGTGTGGCCGGGCGAGGATGAGTTGGGCGACTTCGCGCGGTCGTTCAATGAGATGGCCGACCGGCTGGCGATTGCGAGAGACAAACTGCAATGGCAGGCGGAGGAGATTGCGCGACGTCAGCAACACGAACTGGAACTGGCGGCGACCATCCAGCAGGGACTGATGCAAGTGCGGATGCCGGACATTCCCTTCGCGAAGATCACCGGGAAGAACCTTTCATGTACGCAGATTGGCGGCGACTTCTTCGACGTGGTAAACACGACGGAAGGCCTGGCGGTCATCATCGCGGATGTGAGCGGGAAGGGAATCTCGGCCGCGATCATGGCGTCGCTGTTGCAGGGAATGATCCGTTCGGAGCTGGCAGCGCACCAACCGCTGCACAAACTGCTGGAGAATGTGAACTGGTTCCTGACTCAGCGCGATGTGGGCGGAAAATACGCGACCCTGAGCGTTTTGCGAGTGACGCCGTGCGGCGAAGTGGAGTACGTGAACTGCGGACACATCCCCCCGGTGTTGATCAGGAACAACAAGGTCATGCGATTGGATGCCTCGGCGAACGTTCCCGTAGGGCTGCTGGAGAACATGACGTTCGACTCGGCAAGCTTCACGATACAACCGGGCGACCGGATCATTATGGTCACGGACGGAGTGACGGAGGCTTCCAATTCGGAAGACGAGTTCTTCGGAGAAGACCGGCTGGAGAAGGTGGCAGCGAATTGCAGTTCCTACGAGACGGTGTTCGAGGAATTGCACCGGTTCTGCGCGGGAACTCCGTTCAATGACGACTGCACGGTGGTGGAACTCTCCTATAGCGGAGAGATGATGCAGGCGGCCCGCAGCACAGCCGTGAGAGCCGCAGTCTAG
- a CDS encoding pirin family protein encodes MITIRPAKERGHANHGWLDTYHTFSFSSYYDPKHMGFRSLRVINDDKVAPGYGFGTHPHNDMEIVTYVLEGELAHKDSMGTGSTIVPGEVQRMSAGTGVLHSEFNHSKIDEVHLLQIWILPEKKGLEPSYEQKFFADEEKLNKWRVVASRDAREGSVTIHQDAAIYATLLEDGKDVEYRLEKGRHAWLHVATGSVKLNGKVLNAGDGAAMSDESEVKLTGATTGKKAEVLLFDLA; translated from the coding sequence ATGATCACGATTCGACCGGCAAAAGAAAGAGGACATGCGAACCACGGATGGCTGGACACGTACCACACGTTCTCGTTCAGCAGCTATTACGATCCGAAGCACATGGGATTTCGCAGCCTGCGCGTGATCAACGATGACAAGGTTGCGCCGGGATACGGCTTTGGCACGCATCCGCATAACGACATGGAGATCGTGACCTATGTTCTGGAGGGCGAACTGGCGCACAAGGACAGCATGGGTACCGGGTCAACGATTGTGCCGGGCGAGGTGCAGAGGATGTCGGCAGGAACCGGCGTGCTGCACAGCGAGTTTAACCACTCGAAGATCGACGAAGTTCACCTTCTCCAGATCTGGATTCTTCCCGAAAAGAAGGGCCTGGAGCCAAGCTACGAGCAAAAGTTCTTTGCCGACGAAGAGAAGCTGAACAAGTGGCGCGTGGTGGCTTCGAGAGATGCACGGGAGGGTTCGGTGACGATCCACCAGGACGCCGCGATCTACGCGACGTTGCTCGAGGACGGTAAGGACGTGGAGTACCGACTGGAGAAAGGGCGCCATGCGTGGCTGCATGTAGCCACGGGGTCGGTCAAACTGAACGGCAAGGTGTTGAACGCCGGAGACGGAGCGGCCATGAGCGATGAATCGGAAGTGAAACTGACGGGCGCTACCACGGGCAAAAAGGCTGAAGTACTACTGTTCGACCTGGCCTAA
- the tatA gene encoding twin-arginine translocase TatA/TatE family subunit: MFGKLGMPELLIILGIALLIFGPRKIGELGKGLGEGIRSFKSAVREGEQPQK; this comes from the coding sequence ATGTTTGGCAAACTCGGTATGCCGGAGCTTTTGATTATCTTGGGTATCGCGCTGCTGATTTTTGGCCCCCGCAAGATCGGGGAACTCGGCAAGGGACTCGGCGAAGGGATTCGTTCCTTCAAGTCCGCCGTCCGCGAAGGCGAGCAGCCTCAGAAATAG
- a CDS encoding homoserine O-acetyltransferase — MAQNAKPKLEPTVEADFTLAGPCTLERGGELSSVTLRYAVYGDLQKNRDRVILICHALSGSARVGDWWPELLGPGLPFDPNCYAILGINIIGSCYGSTGPTSINPATGRKYGPDFPLVTISDIVRTQAALLDHLGIKRLYAAVGGSIGGMQALNWALLFPDRIARAVAIGVAPLNALGLALNHLQRQSIWNDPAWNNGRYEQQPAKGLGAARALAMCSYKSGQLFDERYGRRPNRNGEDPFSSVTGRFDVAGYLDHQQEIFLDRFDANTYITITKLMDTWDVPAPGDTAYRRLAGHGIQVDLVGISSDWLFPAAGIRHLHDSLRREGIRSRYSELTSDHGHDGFLADSDRLAPVLYRALGDLPQEMPAAARFVLAAD; from the coding sequence ATGGCGCAAAACGCCAAACCCAAACTGGAACCAACCGTCGAAGCGGATTTCACGCTCGCGGGACCATGTACGCTGGAGCGTGGCGGCGAACTTTCGTCCGTCACGCTCCGCTATGCGGTCTATGGCGATCTCCAGAAGAATCGGGATCGCGTCATCCTTATCTGTCACGCGCTCTCTGGTTCTGCCCGTGTGGGTGACTGGTGGCCCGAACTACTCGGCCCCGGGCTGCCGTTCGATCCCAATTGTTACGCCATCCTCGGCATCAACATTATCGGCTCCTGCTACGGATCCACCGGACCGACGTCCATCAACCCGGCCACGGGTCGGAAGTACGGCCCCGACTTTCCTCTCGTCACCATCAGTGACATCGTGCGCACTCAGGCCGCGCTCCTCGACCATCTCGGCATCAAGCGCCTCTATGCGGCGGTCGGAGGTTCGATCGGTGGCATGCAGGCTCTGAACTGGGCGTTGCTTTTCCCGGACCGCATCGCCCGGGCAGTCGCCATCGGTGTGGCTCCGCTCAACGCGCTCGGACTTGCCCTAAATCACCTCCAGCGCCAGTCCATCTGGAACGATCCTGCCTGGAACAACGGCCGTTACGAGCAGCAGCCTGCCAAGGGTCTTGGCGCAGCCCGTGCGTTGGCGATGTGCTCTTATAAGTCCGGTCAGCTCTTCGACGAGCGTTACGGACGGCGCCCCAACCGCAATGGCGAAGATCCGTTCTCGTCCGTCACCGGTCGCTTCGACGTCGCCGGATACCTCGACCACCAGCAGGAAATATTCCTCGACCGCTTCGACGCCAACACCTACATCACCATTACCAAGTTGATGGACACCTGGGACGTCCCTGCGCCGGGAGACACCGCGTATCGCCGACTTGCAGGGCATGGCATTCAGGTTGACCTGGTTGGGATATCCAGCGACTGGCTTTTCCCGGCGGCCGGCATTCGTCACCTTCACGACAGTCTGCGCCGCGAAGGCATACGTTCGCGGTACTCTGAGCTGACTAGTGATCACGGCCACGACGGATTCCTCGCAGACTCCGACCGCCTTGCTCCCGTTCTGTACCGTGCGCTCGGGGATTTACCCCAGGAAATGCCCGCTGCTGCGCGATTTGTGCTCGCGGCGGACTGA
- a CDS encoding homocysteine synthase has product MPANNKERQPGIATLAIHGGQSPDPTTKSRAVPIYQTTSYVFDDADHAARLFGLKEFGNIYTRIMNPTTDVFEKRVAALEGGAAGLAVSSGQAAETLVITTLATAGDEIVSSTSLYGGTHNLFHHTLPKYGIKVKFVDPQDYDGLRAAITDRTKAVFTETLGNPKLDIVDLEKIAAIAHEHGLPYIVDNTTTSAALVRPIEHGADIVINSATKFLGGHGNSIGGIIVDAGKFDWKASGRFPDFVEPDPSYHGVSYTEAFGPLAFILKARVQGLRDTGACLSPFNAFLLLQGIETLHLRMQRHSENALAVAKHLQQHPAIEWVNYPGLSSGAYSKLAQKYLPKGAGSLLTFGIKGGFQAGKTFINSVKLFSLLANIGDAKSLVIHPASTTHQQLTEEEQQAAGVTPDLVRLSVGIEDLEDIIADIDQALVAATQGSPTGQGQPVGAR; this is encoded by the coding sequence ATGCCCGCCAACAATAAGGAACGCCAGCCCGGTATCGCAACGCTCGCCATCCACGGAGGACAGTCGCCCGACCCAACTACCAAGTCGCGTGCGGTCCCGATCTATCAGACGACCAGCTACGTCTTTGACGACGCCGATCATGCCGCGCGCCTCTTCGGCCTGAAGGAATTCGGCAACATCTACACGCGCATCATGAACCCCACCACAGACGTCTTCGAGAAGCGTGTGGCCGCTCTCGAAGGAGGCGCCGCCGGACTTGCCGTCTCTTCCGGCCAGGCTGCGGAAACGCTCGTCATCACCACGCTCGCTACCGCCGGGGACGAAATCGTCTCTTCGACATCGCTTTACGGCGGCACCCACAACCTGTTCCATCACACGCTTCCGAAATACGGCATTAAGGTCAAGTTCGTCGATCCGCAGGATTACGACGGACTTCGCGCCGCCATCACCGATCGCACCAAGGCCGTCTTCACCGAAACGCTCGGCAACCCCAAGCTCGACATCGTCGACCTCGAGAAGATCGCCGCCATCGCTCATGAACACGGGCTTCCCTACATCGTCGACAACACCACCACCTCGGCGGCACTGGTTCGTCCGATCGAGCACGGCGCCGACATTGTGATCAACTCCGCCACCAAGTTCCTCGGGGGGCACGGGAACTCCATCGGTGGCATCATTGTTGACGCGGGCAAGTTTGACTGGAAAGCGTCCGGACGTTTCCCCGATTTCGTTGAGCCCGATCCGTCCTATCACGGCGTCTCTTACACCGAAGCGTTCGGGCCGTTGGCATTCATCCTGAAAGCGCGCGTGCAGGGACTGCGCGATACCGGCGCCTGCCTGTCCCCCTTCAATGCCTTCCTGCTTTTGCAGGGGATCGAAACGCTTCATCTCCGCATGCAGCGTCATTCGGAAAACGCATTGGCCGTTGCGAAGCATCTTCAGCAGCATCCGGCGATCGAGTGGGTGAACTACCCGGGCCTTTCTTCCGGCGCTTACAGCAAACTCGCGCAGAAGTATCTGCCGAAGGGTGCTGGCTCACTGCTGACGTTTGGAATTAAGGGCGGCTTTCAAGCGGGAAAAACATTTATCAACTCCGTGAAGCTGTTCAGCCTTCTGGCCAACATTGGTGACGCAAAGTCGCTGGTCATTCATCCGGCGTCCACCACTCACCAGCAGTTGACGGAGGAAGAGCAGCAGGCTGCGGGTGTAACTCCCGATTTAGTAAGATTGTCGGTCGGTATCGAGGACCTCGAAGACATCATCGCCGACATCGATCAGGCGCTTGTCGCCGCAACCCAGGGCTCGCCCACCGGTCAAGGACAGCCCGTAGGAGCACGATAG
- a CDS encoding homoserine dehydrogenase → MSTQPKLELVRDVVPHARPLTVAILGFGTVGRSVAEILSYNLDPRLRLTHIFNRNIDSKRVSWTPDELTWTADVNDVLTSDADIIIEAIGGLDPAEAWVRRALQRGTTVITANKQLIAHRGRELSQIARDYGAQLLFGASVAGGVPVLNGVKEGLAGDRLVGVSGILNGTCNYILSRMESANVSFDVALKEAQTFGFAEADPSADINGDDAAAKLAILAQVGLNAHVSPNSIRKTPVSSVEAIDFAYARQLNSTIRQVSRAQLDGRKLFAAVEPALVPQSSALARVEGSQNVVVASGKYSGNTAFLGHGAGGHPTAVAVISDVVAAADGRSHANWLAAIDAKPVRTSSDFTTPHYVRFILKDRPGIIATIASALAQRGINIDSILQKSGFAKAELPFVVTLEPCGASVLREALDELSRADFLVKAPVHFPILN, encoded by the coding sequence TTGAGTACGCAGCCAAAATTAGAACTCGTTCGAGATGTCGTCCCCCATGCCCGCCCACTCACTGTGGCAATCCTCGGGTTCGGCACCGTCGGACGTTCCGTCGCGGAGATCCTCTCTTACAACCTCGATCCGCGACTCCGCCTCACTCACATATTCAATCGCAACATCGACTCCAAGCGGGTCTCCTGGACACCCGACGAACTCACCTGGACCGCCGACGTCAACGACGTTCTCACCTCCGATGCCGACATCATCATTGAAGCCATAGGCGGGCTCGATCCCGCCGAAGCCTGGGTGCGTCGCGCACTCCAGCGCGGCACAACCGTCATCACAGCTAACAAGCAGCTCATCGCGCATCGCGGACGCGAACTGTCCCAGATCGCGCGCGACTACGGGGCGCAGCTTCTTTTCGGGGCATCCGTTGCCGGAGGCGTACCGGTACTCAACGGAGTCAAGGAAGGACTTGCCGGCGATCGTCTGGTTGGCGTCTCCGGCATTCTCAACGGGACCTGCAACTACATCCTGAGCCGTATGGAATCCGCCAACGTCAGCTTCGATGTTGCGCTTAAGGAAGCGCAGACCTTCGGGTTTGCCGAAGCCGACCCGTCAGCCGACATCAATGGTGACGATGCCGCCGCTAAGCTCGCGATTCTCGCGCAGGTCGGTCTCAACGCTCACGTATCGCCGAACTCGATTCGCAAGACACCGGTCAGCTCCGTCGAGGCCATCGACTTCGCTTACGCGCGCCAGCTCAACAGCACCATTCGACAGGTCTCGCGCGCGCAACTCGACGGACGCAAGCTCTTCGCCGCCGTCGAACCGGCGCTGGTTCCGCAAAGCTCCGCCCTCGCGCGGGTGGAAGGCAGCCAGAATGTGGTTGTCGCGAGCGGCAAGTACAGCGGCAACACCGCGTTTCTTGGACACGGTGCCGGCGGACATCCCACGGCAGTCGCGGTAATCTCCGATGTCGTTGCAGCCGCCGATGGCCGTTCTCATGCCAACTGGCTCGCCGCAATCGACGCCAAGCCAGTTCGTACCAGCAGCGACTTCACTACTCCACACTATGTTCGTTTCATCCTAAAAGATCGTCCCGGTATCATCGCCACCATCGCTTCCGCTCTCGCCCAGCGTGGCATCAACATTGACTCCATCCTCCAGAAATCCGGGTTCGCCAAGGCGGAACTTCCCTTTGTCGTGACCCTCGAACCATGCGGCGCTTCCGTTCTGCGTGAAGCACTCGACGAATTAAGCCGCGCTGATTTTCTCGTCAAAGCACCCGTACATTTTCCGATTTTGAATTAG
- a CDS encoding RNA ligase family protein, giving the protein MSQLPAFFQPMALFRRPDPFSHPDWVFEIKHDGFRGLAYVEAGTARLLSRRGNAYKSFGELSNWIGRHLNVEDAVLDGEIVCLDSDGRSQFNELLYRRGDPYFYAFDLLWLNGRDLRDQPLLKRKEILRSIIPAAPSRVLYSDHLDREGQQLFEFACQQDLEGIVAKWKHGSYLPNSTATTWIKIKNPAYSQWEGRHEHFERVQHKPSKPPKIRLLEPELLGVE; this is encoded by the coding sequence GTGTCCCAGTTACCAGCATTTTTTCAGCCCATGGCGCTCTTTCGGCGCCCTGATCCATTCAGCCACCCCGACTGGGTTTTCGAAATCAAGCACGATGGCTTCCGTGGCCTAGCCTATGTCGAAGCCGGCACCGCTCGCCTGCTCTCCCGTCGAGGCAATGCCTATAAGTCATTCGGCGAACTCTCGAATTGGATCGGCAGGCATCTGAATGTCGAGGACGCCGTGCTCGACGGAGAAATCGTCTGCCTCGATTCCGATGGCCGCTCTCAGTTCAACGAGCTTCTCTATCGCCGCGGAGACCCCTACTTTTACGCCTTTGACCTGCTCTGGCTGAACGGACGCGACCTCCGCGACCAGCCTCTCCTCAAACGTAAGGAGATCCTGCGCAGCATCATCCCGGCCGCTCCGTCGCGCGTGCTTTACAGTGACCACCTCGATCGCGAAGGTCAGCAGCTCTTCGAATTCGCCTGCCAACAGGACCTCGAAGGTATCGTCGCCAAATGGAAGCATGGCTCGTACCTGCCGAACTCCACCGCTACCACCTGGATCAAGATCAAGAATCCCGCCTACTCCCAGTGGGAGGGTCGGCACGAACACTTCGAGCGCGTTCAGCACAAACCGAGCAAGCCACCGAAGATCCGTTTGCTCGAGCCTGAACTGCTCGGTGTCGAATAA